The window CCTGAACAAACCTTGAACCTCTCCTTCTATCCCCTGCTGTGGCAGGCAGGCGGCACGGTGTTTACCGATGACGCCAAGGACATTGCCTTCGACTCCGAGGCCGGCGTCTCCGCGTTGCAGTTGCTGATCGACTTGAAGAAACTCGGCGGACTTCCCGCGGATGCCGCCACAGACGGCCCCAAGGTTGAAGGTGCGCCCATCGCCACCGGCAAGGCAGCAATGCGAGCCACCACTTCACTGCCGGAGCTGAAGCAGATGCGCACCGCCCTCGGCGCCGAAAACGTTGCCTTGGGTGCTCCGTTGCAGGGCAAGGTCCAGGCCACTTACGGCAACCCCGGATTGCTCGCACTGACCTCCATCAACAAGAAGGAAAACCGCGAGGCTGCCTACAAGGTGATGAGCTACCTGAGCTCCGCTGAGTCCCAGAAGGCCCTCAACGCCGCGGCCGGCAACCTGCCTACGCGCAGCGATGCCGCAGCCCTTGGCACGGACGCCGACTCGCTCGCCATGGCAGAAGCTTTGAAATCCGCCAACCCCGGCGAACCGTCGCCTGTTGCACGCCAGGTCATGGGCGCCCTTGCACCGAATATCCAGGCAGCGCTTCGTGGAGATGTCACTGCCAAGGAAGCTCTTGACCGTGCCGCCAAAGAAGCCCGTGGCATCCTGCAACGCTCGGCATCCTAAGTCCAGCCCAACCACCGATTGGTCACCCCATGTCTGTAAACACCCGCACCAGAAACACGCTGGCCGGCCGACATCCAGAGTTGGCCGCACCACCACTCAAGCCGTTTGGGGCCAAGAAGGCCCGTAACCGGGAGGCGCTGGCCGGCATCCTCTTCGTCCTGCCCACCCTGGTCATTTTCGGTCTGTTCAAATTCCTCCCCATCTTCGGGGCCGGAGCCATGAGCCTGACCGAGTACAGCCTCAACGGCGACTTCGAATTCCTGGGCGCAGACAACTACACACGGCTGGCTGCTGATCCCAACTTCTGGCAAAGCCTCAAGGTGACGTTCCTCTACGTGGCCATCTTTGTGCCGTTCATTATCGGCGTGTCGCTGGCCGGGGCCGTCCTCCTGGACAAACTGGTCAGGTTCACCGGGACGTTCCGGGCGTTGCTGTTCATTCCGTACCTCAGCTCCTTCGTCATGGCCGGCATCATCTGGACGTGGATCTTCTCCACGGATGGTCCGCTGAATGCAGCATTGGTTGGTCTTGGCATGGGCCCTGTGCCCTTCACCTCAGGACCCCAACTCCTG is drawn from Arthrobacter sp. 31Y and contains these coding sequences:
- a CDS encoding extracellular solute-binding protein; this translates as MFTRKMRTATLATAAVVTAALTLTACGSAGSSTSDGGQASGKVTLWMYPVIKDETASKKFWQDTEASFEKANPGIDLTIELQTFDKRDAQISAALAAGSGPDVVLITPDQAATYRNVRGLLPVDKAVEQDKDSFYPGTLEAATFDKEVFGVPLFQNINTTAYNTKIFADAGIPLPKTWDDLRSAAPVLAEKGIAVMDYAGSPEQTLNLSFYPLLWQAGGTVFTDDAKDIAFDSEAGVSALQLLIDLKKLGGLPADAATDGPKVEGAPIATGKAAMRATTSLPELKQMRTALGAENVALGAPLQGKVQATYGNPGLLALTSINKKENREAAYKVMSYLSSAESQKALNAAAGNLPTRSDAAALGTDADSLAMAEALKSANPGEPSPVARQVMGALAPNIQAALRGDVTAKEALDRAAKEARGILQRSAS
- a CDS encoding carbohydrate ABC transporter permease; translation: MSVNTRTRNTLAGRHPELAAPPLKPFGAKKARNREALAGILFVLPTLVIFGLFKFLPIFGAGAMSLTEYSLNGDFEFLGADNYTRLAADPNFWQSLKVTFLYVAIFVPFIIGVSLAGAVLLDKLVRFTGTFRALLFIPYLSSFVMAGIIWTWIFSTDGPLNAALVGLGMGPVPFTSGPQLLVLLSLAVVSVWKGFGYSMLIFLAGLKAQPAEVHEAARIDGAGAWKSFWYVTLPLLKPVVFFVLVIETIVGFQVFDTIYVMTGGGPARASHSLIYFLFDEGFKFFDFGYASAIGVVLFVIVLILSLIQQRFFEGKDSK